The following are encoded in a window of Phaseolus vulgaris cultivar G19833 chromosome 3, P. vulgaris v2.0, whole genome shotgun sequence genomic DNA:
- the LOC137807464 gene encoding uncharacterized protein, producing the protein MHPKSLQILVQSPDLGISVQSTTNHRTLSDVKHCLFPQSYQSYYFTLNGKPLPDETLLTRIAPLSTLSLRSRLLGGGGDGGATGAESRDCYLNMYAEKKPDKVDPHEQRLSKWHNCSLSNEPLREPCVIDKLGNIFNKEALVEALLGKKLPKEFGYIKGLKDMINIQLCSIPGSDDGSKFQCPVAGLEFNGKYRFFALRSCGHVLSARALREVKSTSCLVCHKEYVDADKIVLNGTDEEVAVLRERMEEERAKIREKKNRKVKNSDDGVSLEGARLSGTKHGVDGKAVERVSAKVEGNGKFANGNVGLNGGVAAAKRFKATDLAPANATKDVYASIFTSSKKSEFKETYSCRSLPLGRN; encoded by the coding sequence atgcatccaaaatcgCTCCAAATCCTGGTGCAGTCACCGGACCTCGGAATTTCCGTTCAATCCACGACCAATCACAGAACCCTTTCCGATGTCAAGCACTGCCTTTTCCCCCAATCATACCAATCCTACTACTTTACCCTCAATGGCAAGCCCCTCCCCGACGAAACCCTTCTCACGAGAATTGCGCCTCTCTCCACGCTCTCCCTACGGTCTCGCCTCCTCGGCGGCGGCGGAGATGGCGGAGCCACCGGCGCGGAGTCTCGCGATTGCTACCTCAACATGTATGCCGAAAAGAAGCCAGATAAGGTGGACCCCCACGAACAGCGGCTCTCGAAGTGGCACAATTGCTCTCTCTCAAACGAGCCCCTGAGGGAGCCCTGCGTGATCGACAAATTGGGGAATATATTCAACAAGGAAGCGCTGGTGGAAGCTTTGTTGGGGAAGAAGCTTCCTAAAGAATTTGGGTACATCAAGGGATTGAAAGACATGATCAATATTCAGCTTTGTTCTATTCCTGGCTCTGATGATGGGTCAAAGTTTCAGTGCCCCGTTGCGGGGCTTGAATTCAACGGAAAATATAGGTTTTTCGCGCTGAGAAGTTGTGGGCATGTTTTGAGTGCCAGAGCTCTGAGGGAGGTTAAGTCCACGTCGTGTTTGGTTTGTCACAAGGAGTATGTTGACGCTGATAAGATTGTGCTCAATGGGACTGATGAGGAGGTGGCGGTTCTGAGGGAGAGGATGGAGGAGGAGAGGGCTAAGATAAGGGAGAAGAAGAATCGGAAGGTTAAGAATAGTGATGATGGCGTGAGTTTGGAAGGAGCTAGGTTGAGTGGCACTAAGCATGGTGTTGATGGTAAGGCTGTGGAGAGGGTCTCAGCTAAGGTAGAAGGAAATGGGAAGTTTGCTAATGGTAATGTTGGTTTGAATGGTGGTGTTGCTGCTGCGAAGCGTTTCAAGGCAACGGATTTGGCACCAGCGAATGCTACCAAGGATGTGTATGCTTCCATTTTCACTTCGTCTAAGAAGTCTGAATTTAAAGAAACATATAGTTGTAGGTCCCTTCCACTTGGTAGAAACTGA